The following proteins are co-located in the Paenibacillus sp. JNUCC32 genome:
- a CDS encoding class I SAM-dependent methyltransferase encodes MTQNIYDDEGFFQGYSQLSRSVHGLDGAPEWETLRSMLPDLSGASVLDLGCGFGWFSRWAREHGGAEKVIGVDVSENMLERGKAETQDSNISYIKADLETLELDSEKYDLVYSSLAFHYIENLQGLLKEVHRSLKPGGSLVCSVEHPIYTASSRPEWIQHPSGHQTWPVDHYQQEGPRTTNWLAEGVIKQHRTMGTYLNMLIGLGFTITHVEDWGPSEAQLAAHPEWEEEGHRPMFMLMSARK; translated from the coding sequence ATGACGCAAAACATTTATGATGATGAAGGATTCTTTCAGGGTTACAGCCAATTAAGTCGTTCCGTTCATGGCTTGGACGGCGCTCCCGAGTGGGAGACGCTGCGATCGATGCTGCCGGATCTGAGCGGTGCCAGCGTTCTTGATTTAGGCTGCGGGTTCGGCTGGTTCAGCCGATGGGCGAGGGAGCATGGCGGCGCCGAGAAAGTGATCGGAGTTGACGTGTCCGAGAATATGCTGGAACGGGGGAAGGCCGAAACGCAGGACTCCAACATTAGCTATATCAAAGCGGATCTGGAGACGTTGGAGCTGGATTCTGAAAAGTATGATCTGGTGTATAGCTCGCTCGCTTTTCATTATATTGAAAACTTGCAGGGCCTCTTAAAGGAAGTGCACCGTTCACTTAAGCCCGGCGGAAGCCTGGTATGCTCCGTCGAGCATCCGATATACACGGCTTCAAGCCGTCCCGAATGGATTCAGCATCCCAGCGGGCATCAAACTTGGCCGGTTGATCATTACCAGCAAGAAGGACCGCGTACAACGAATTGGCTTGCCGAAGGCGTAATTAAGCAGCATCGGACGATGGGCACCTATCTCAATATGTTGATCGGGCTTGGCTTTACCATAACTCATGTTGAGGACTGGGGTCCTTCTGAGGCACAATTGGCGGCACATCCCGAATGGGAGGAAGAAGGTCACCGTCCGATGTTTATGCTGATGTCGGCCAGAAAGTAG
- a CDS encoding GNAT family N-acetyltransferase — protein sequence MDITLKVLDNADLKRIWKDAFEQQKIQRSDEYYDRCEFENQIGIRITLLAFVQGELAGVSHLKYESAYPYFRDQNIPEINDLNVFPEYRKNGIANRIIEEFEIIVSKKLPRIGIGVGLYRDYGAAQRIYVRRGYIPDGNGIMYNNEPVVPGDMVCADDDLNLYLIKELIS from the coding sequence ATGGACATTACATTGAAAGTTTTGGATAACGCAGACCTTAAACGTATTTGGAAAGATGCATTTGAACAGCAAAAAATACAACGCTCGGATGAGTATTATGATCGTTGTGAATTTGAAAACCAAATCGGCATACGCATCACGTTGTTGGCTTTTGTACAGGGTGAGCTGGCCGGCGTATCGCATTTGAAATATGAGTCGGCTTATCCGTATTTTCGGGATCAGAACATTCCGGAAATCAATGATCTGAACGTGTTTCCCGAGTATCGAAAAAACGGGATCGCCAATCGGATCATAGAAGAATTCGAGATCATCGTGAGCAAGAAACTGCCGCGTATCGGCATCGGGGTGGGATTATACAGGGACTATGGAGCGGCTCAAAGAATCTATGTACGGCGCGGTTATATTCCGGACGGCAACGGGATCATGTACAACAACGAACCTGTGGTGCCGGGCGACATGGTATGCGCGGATGATGATCTGAATTTGTATTTGATTAAAGAGCTGATTTCATAA
- a CDS encoding VOC family protein, which translates to MGTGFSHCLQIFPTSDIKRTSQFYEEIGFRAVNYLDADEPHVCLYRDSIEIVLTMTDVEVVPNRIRYGYGYDAYFVAYGLQEIEQELMELNVKIVRPLTITDYNNHELVFEDVDGRWIAVGNKQ; encoded by the coding sequence ATGGGTACAGGGTTTTCCCATTGCCTGCAAATCTTTCCGACATCTGATATCAAGAGGACAAGTCAGTTTTATGAAGAAATCGGGTTCCGTGCCGTGAACTATCTTGATGCAGACGAACCGCATGTGTGCTTATACAGGGATTCCATTGAAATCGTATTAACGATGACAGACGTGGAGGTCGTGCCGAATCGAATCCGTTACGGTTACGGGTACGATGCCTATTTTGTTGCGTATGGACTACAAGAGATCGAGCAGGAGCTCATGGAATTGAACGTGAAGATTGTCAGACCGTTAACCATAACGGATTATAACAATCATGAGCTTGTGTTTGAGGATGTGGACGGGCGCTGGATCGCCGTTGGCAACAAACAATAA
- a CDS encoding histidine phosphatase family protein, with protein sequence MVEILVVRHGQSEADILNRCEGWADYALTDLGQQQARLLADWIHHAYALDAIFSSTLQRAKQTAIMIAETTKVPVTYDPDLMEQNNGVIAGMLREEALIKYPLPLGGRKRHDAIKGGESEVQLRARAKQFMSKLFTTFDNEPELKSVCIVSHGGMISMLFRSFLNLPYHTDIHVPTGDTGLHLWKYDPASGRKVIAATNLQEHLNVEQ encoded by the coding sequence ATGGTTGAAATTCTAGTCGTCAGACATGGACAGTCGGAAGCGGATATTCTGAATCGGTGTGAAGGATGGGCGGATTATGCTTTAACAGACCTCGGTCAACAGCAAGCACGACTGCTGGCGGATTGGATTCATCATGCATATGCGTTGGATGCGATTTTTTCCAGCACGCTTCAGCGGGCCAAGCAGACCGCTATCATGATCGCCGAAACGACAAAAGTACCCGTTACCTATGATCCTGATTTGATGGAGCAAAATAATGGGGTTATCGCGGGTATGTTAAGGGAAGAGGCATTGATAAAGTACCCTCTGCCCCTGGGCGGAAGGAAGCGGCATGATGCCATTAAAGGCGGAGAATCTGAAGTGCAGCTCAGAGCAAGGGCCAAGCAATTCATGTCCAAGCTGTTTACTACCTTCGATAACGAACCCGAGTTGAAAAGCGTCTGCATTGTTTCTCACGGCGGGATGATCTCGATGTTATTTCGGAGCTTCTTGAATCTTCCTTATCATACCGACATTCATGTCCCGACAGGAGATACGGGTCTTCATCTGTGGAAATATGACCCGGCAAGCGGGAGAAAGGTTATTGCGGCTACGAATTTGCAGGAGCATTTGAACGTCGAACAATGA
- a CDS encoding stalk domain-containing protein: MKLKKRSLLTVLAVAQLAAAYPASADANAADQTQPSVTQEVYEQNSAATKSLKSGGTNASGAAQETSDTTETEGTQAPDEAGTTETGTTETGTTEVPVEESGEVQDPGTTTVGQDNQNNTPSVTGKELILYFNSTKMVQDGVTYNAPQPMQVKKGVSYVPIRALVDRVGFKVTYDKKTKETIITKGSNELRFKTDSSKYTVNGVTKTMKGTSYQTKSTFMVPLTAITQALDIQYKVDNVGKRVIMSLESKPVAKFTVGPKEIFAGQTTVTYTPQVENVQGEIIDERWEGKQDIFDAPGQYIVTYSVQDSTGAWSEPYSQTITVVQPNLPPVAMFETDKMEYKMGELITYTDQSYDDQDKNEDLTYKWENKEYAFFSPGVYTIKLTVTDKKGLSSSYETTINVTNETLYEQDDFNMLFIPEGEKFSFLGNVTSRPKINYDFYDEPSTLIRSNSPETVNSEGIVYQETAVGDMRFMIHHVNNLNKNVKMYVIATNKNSTPVTLRQDYLGFAGPSPIATAAGKKSVLNYFQSMQDDSKRTSVTLAPGEQKLVMTELSEIRMKQGHVISLYSDMYSDLPIQFDVVMIDEKSDPLKVLSTLPILDRDGVHNRGTYPDSTRIIRYSELVGAESQRLVLGDNQDDPNLQGMDPMVGDITHNTGNFGVLYKITLDRVAPNTLISFNPRGGKYSGYAMMNGTIVPIYSLGQVSPGEQAVLYRTGDFEQKVEIMLTAAPGSNLPVNLLFTQLPEVIH, from the coding sequence ATGAAACTGAAGAAACGATCATTGCTAACCGTATTGGCTGTTGCCCAATTGGCCGCAGCTTATCCGGCGAGCGCGGATGCCAATGCCGCAGACCAAACGCAACCGTCAGTCACCCAAGAAGTGTATGAGCAAAATTCAGCGGCAACGAAATCACTAAAATCCGGGGGTACAAACGCTTCAGGCGCTGCTCAAGAGACATCCGATACGACAGAGACAGAAGGAACTCAAGCGCCGGATGAAGCAGGAACCACTGAAACAGGTACAACCGAAACAGGAACGACCGAAGTGCCGGTGGAGGAGTCCGGTGAAGTCCAAGATCCGGGAACGACTACGGTAGGGCAGGATAACCAGAATAACACGCCATCCGTGACGGGCAAGGAACTTATTCTTTATTTTAATAGCACGAAGATGGTTCAAGACGGCGTTACCTACAATGCACCGCAGCCGATGCAAGTCAAGAAGGGAGTATCCTATGTTCCCATCCGTGCCCTTGTGGATCGTGTAGGCTTCAAGGTCACTTACGATAAGAAGACCAAAGAAACGATTATCACTAAAGGAAGCAATGAGCTCCGCTTCAAAACGGACAGCAGCAAGTATACCGTCAACGGCGTAACCAAAACTATGAAAGGCACCTCTTACCAAACCAAGAGCACCTTCATGGTTCCGCTGACAGCCATCACGCAAGCGCTGGACATTCAATATAAAGTGGACAATGTTGGCAAGCGCGTCATCATGAGTCTGGAAAGCAAGCCGGTTGCCAAGTTTACGGTAGGACCTAAAGAGATCTTTGCAGGGCAGACTACAGTTACCTATACACCTCAGGTTGAGAATGTACAAGGTGAAATCATCGACGAGCGTTGGGAAGGCAAGCAAGATATATTTGATGCGCCAGGTCAATACATAGTCACTTACTCGGTTCAGGATTCGACGGGAGCTTGGAGTGAACCATACAGCCAAACGATTACGGTCGTTCAGCCGAACCTTCCGCCTGTAGCCATGTTCGAGACCGACAAGATGGAATATAAAATGGGCGAGCTGATCACCTATACGGATCAAAGCTACGACGACCAAGATAAGAACGAGGACCTGACGTACAAGTGGGAGAACAAAGAGTATGCCTTCTTCTCGCCTGGCGTGTATACCATCAAGTTGACCGTCACCGATAAGAAGGGACTTAGCTCCTCCTACGAGACGACCATCAACGTAACGAACGAGACGTTGTATGAGCAAGACGACTTCAATATGCTGTTCATTCCGGAAGGAGAGAAATTCTCGTTCCTCGGCAATGTCACTTCGCGTCCGAAGATCAATTATGATTTTTACGACGAGCCAAGCACGCTGATCCGCAGTAACAGCCCGGAAACCGTAAACAGCGAGGGCATCGTGTATCAAGAGACAGCGGTAGGCGACATGCGCTTCATGATTCACCACGTGAACAATCTGAACAAAAACGTGAAGATGTACGTGATTGCAACTAACAAGAACAGTACCCCGGTAACGCTCAGACAAGATTACCTGGGATTTGCAGGTCCATCGCCGATCGCGACGGCAGCAGGCAAAAAGTCCGTGCTGAATTATTTCCAATCCATGCAGGACGATTCGAAGCGAACTTCCGTAACGCTTGCACCTGGCGAACAGAAGCTGGTCATGACGGAGCTGAGCGAGATTCGAATGAAGCAGGGGCATGTCATTTCCCTGTACTCGGATATGTATAGCGACCTGCCGATCCAGTTCGACGTCGTAATGATTGACGAAAAATCCGATCCGTTGAAGGTGCTGAGCACGCTGCCGATCCTGGATCGCGATGGCGTTCATAACCGCGGCACCTATCCGGATTCGACGCGGATCATCCGTTATTCCGAGCTGGTGGGGGCAGAATCCCAGCGTCTCGTTCTTGGAGACAACCAGGATGACCCTAACCTGCAAGGCATGGATCCAATGGTTGGCGACATTACGCACAATACCGGCAACTTCGGGGTCCTGTATAAAATCACGCTGGATCGCGTAGCGCCGAATACCCTGATCTCGTTTAACCCGCGGGGCGGCAAGTACTCGGGTTATGCCATGATGAACGGAACGATCGTACCGATTTATTCCTTGGGCCAGGTATCCCCAGGAGAGCAAGCGGTTCTCTACCGTACAGGCGATTTTGAGCAAAAGGTTGAAATCATGCTGACGGCTGCGCCGGGAAGCAATTTGCCGGTAAACCTGCTGTTTACCCAATTGCCGGAAGTGATTCATTAA
- the catA gene encoding type A chloramphenicol O-acetyltransferase: MNFHTIDIERWNRLPYFEHYTNVNQCTYSMTVDTDITLLLQALKIRGYKLYPAFIYMVTRVVNERAEFKTSYSPEGQLGYWDSMTPSYTFFHKDDHTFSSLWTEFANDFDRFHDLYEQDMERYRDVKGIFVKENPPPNTFPISMIPWARFSGFNLNIAHDKEYLLPIITGGKYAEQGGRMLLPVSMQVHHAVCDGYHASMFFQALQKMADSCEDWLK; this comes from the coding sequence ATGAATTTCCATACCATTGATATCGAGCGGTGGAACAGACTCCCTTATTTCGAGCATTACACAAACGTAAATCAATGCACCTACAGCATGACTGTCGACACGGATATCACGCTGTTGCTTCAAGCACTGAAGATTCGGGGGTATAAGCTTTACCCGGCTTTTATTTACATGGTGACCCGGGTTGTCAATGAACGCGCAGAATTCAAAACCTCGTATAGCCCAGAGGGACAACTGGGGTACTGGGATTCCATGACGCCAAGTTATACTTTTTTTCACAAGGATGATCATACCTTCTCCAGCTTATGGACTGAATTTGCGAACGATTTTGATCGATTCCATGATCTATATGAGCAGGACATGGAACGTTATCGGGATGTCAAAGGGATCTTCGTTAAGGAGAATCCACCGCCCAATACGTTTCCCATATCCATGATCCCCTGGGCAAGGTTTAGCGGGTTCAACCTGAATATTGCCCATGATAAAGAATATTTGCTGCCGATCATCACGGGCGGCAAATACGCCGAGCAGGGAGGGCGCATGCTGCTGCCGGTTTCAATGCAGGTGCACCATGCGGTGTGTGATGGTTACCATGCCAGCATGTTCTTTCAAGCTTTGCAAAAAATGGCGGATTCCTGTGAGGACTGGCTAAAATAA
- a CDS encoding four-helix bundle copper-binding protein, with product MSHESFQKCIEECLRCMVACNHCYTACLEEQDVAMMKECIRLDRQCADICNFAAQAMSTNSMYAREICRICADVCEACGNECKKHDAKHCQECAEACFRCAKACREMAA from the coding sequence ATGTCACACGAATCATTTCAAAAATGCATCGAGGAATGCTTGCGCTGTATGGTAGCTTGTAACCATTGTTACACCGCATGTTTGGAGGAACAGGATGTTGCGATGATGAAGGAATGCATACGATTGGATCGACAGTGTGCGGATATATGTAATTTTGCGGCTCAGGCCATGTCCACGAACAGCATGTATGCCAGAGAAATATGCAGGATCTGTGCCGATGTTTGTGAAGCTTGCGGAAACGAGTGCAAGAAGCATGATGCTAAGCACTGTCAGGAATGTGCGGAAGCCTGCTTCAGATGTGCGAAGGCATGCCGGGAGATGGCAGCTTAA
- a CDS encoding MFS transporter: MTRLRETIFIIAFTFAAFVLGTTEYVIVGLLKDISATLSISLAAAGVLVSCFAIAYALGTPFAVTLLGRIPRHVTILSAYIAVLVFNYLTIFATTYPVMLFIRIITAILCGLTLSLAIAATSEHMSASRRAGAVAWIIGGFSIANVLGVPVGTQIGQMAGWQTAFIVTSLVGIIPLAFMLAVMPKSNTISVSSMKQQFALFKNQRIRLAFFIPVFGVGSVFIVYTYITPLFENVLGIPQQWISTVLLAYGAFTILSNWLGAKVAQGNSRVKLKVIFTIQAMIMTALALTLSLPWMALASLMLVACFSFALSTAVQLYLIDLADESSPGSKDFASTLMPVASNMGIALGSLLGSLVVDSIGLAYLPWAAVAFAMGAFVITSRCHQLDQEQSELTLLTSVKAS; encoded by the coding sequence ATGACCAGATTGAGAGAAACCATTTTTATTATCGCGTTTACGTTTGCAGCCTTTGTGCTGGGTACCACCGAATACGTCATTGTTGGATTATTGAAGGACATTAGCGCAACTCTCAGCATTTCGCTTGCGGCTGCAGGTGTCCTCGTATCCTGCTTTGCTATCGCTTATGCGCTCGGAACGCCTTTTGCAGTGACGCTGCTCGGACGCATTCCACGGCATGTTACCATCCTGTCAGCGTACATTGCGGTGTTGGTGTTTAATTACTTGACCATCTTCGCCACCACGTATCCTGTCATGCTGTTCATTCGCATCATCACCGCCATTCTGTGCGGATTGACCTTGTCGCTGGCCATTGCCGCAACCAGTGAGCATATGAGCGCTTCCCGCAGGGCTGGCGCGGTTGCCTGGATCATTGGAGGTTTTTCCATAGCGAATGTCCTGGGCGTTCCCGTCGGGACGCAGATCGGCCAAATGGCTGGATGGCAAACCGCTTTTATCGTTACTTCACTTGTGGGGATCATCCCGCTTGCGTTCATGTTGGCCGTTATGCCCAAGAGCAATACGATTAGCGTAAGCTCCATGAAGCAGCAATTTGCCTTATTCAAAAACCAACGGATTCGTCTTGCGTTCTTCATTCCGGTTTTCGGCGTAGGCTCCGTATTTATCGTATACACGTACATCACGCCGCTGTTTGAGAACGTGCTGGGGATTCCGCAGCAATGGATCAGCACCGTCCTGCTGGCTTACGGCGCTTTCACGATTCTAAGCAACTGGCTTGGCGCCAAGGTAGCGCAAGGCAATTCCCGGGTTAAATTGAAAGTGATTTTCACCATCCAAGCGATGATTATGACGGCTCTGGCTCTCACCCTATCGCTCCCGTGGATGGCATTAGCATCCTTGATGCTGGTCGCCTGCTTCTCCTTTGCGCTCAGTACCGCCGTTCAGTTATACCTGATTGACTTGGCAGATGAATCTTCGCCCGGCTCCAAGGACTTCGCTTCCACGCTCATGCCGGTTGCATCGAACATGGGAATTGCGCTCGGCTCCCTTCTGGGCAGCCTGGTCGTGGACAGCATTGGCCTGGCCTACCTGCCGTGGGCCGCAGTTGCATTCGCTATGGGAGCTTTTGTCATAACTTCCCGCTGCCATCAGCTCGACCAAGAGCAATCGGAGTTAACGCTCCTGACATCGGTTAAAGCTTCATAG
- a CDS encoding aminotransferase class I/II-fold pyridoxal phosphate-dependent enzyme: MPNQTSKRSWRADKLSQIGSSIFAEVSEWKQEAAQAGRHIIDLSIGSPDRGPSDDIREILSQEALKEDNYTYPGTRGTMEFREQSAAWMKHRFGVNVDPDTEILALMGSQDGLSHLAQAICNPGDLAIVPNPGYPIYAGALAIAGVTPWYLPLKEERGFVPDLDSIPDEIWMKATFILLNFPGNPIAVQADLAFFEKLVGLAKKWDVLIVHDLAYSEMGFDGYRPISVLQAPGAIDIAVEFHSFSKSFNMAGCRIGFLAGHEEAVGALREYKSNIDFGVFKPVQTAAVHALRQAMAASHEERGVASLYEQRRDVLAASLAEAGWDVPKPLATMFLWARMPEAFRQEAWSSRRFARELLLNTGVAVIPGDAFGSEGEGYVRIALVQEEEALREAAVRIGKFIGGVSP, encoded by the coding sequence ATGCCGAATCAAACTTCTAAGCGATCATGGCGTGCAGACAAATTATCACAGATCGGTTCTTCGATATTTGCCGAGGTCAGCGAATGGAAACAAGAAGCTGCCCAGGCGGGAAGACATATCATCGATTTGAGTATTGGCAGTCCTGACCGTGGTCCTTCTGACGATATACGCGAGATCCTGAGCCAAGAAGCGCTAAAAGAAGATAACTATACATATCCGGGCACCAGAGGAACCATGGAATTCCGAGAGCAGTCGGCAGCATGGATGAAGCACCGCTTTGGCGTGAACGTCGATCCAGATACGGAAATACTGGCCTTAATGGGCTCTCAGGACGGATTATCGCATTTGGCTCAAGCCATATGCAATCCGGGGGATTTGGCTATTGTGCCGAATCCGGGATATCCGATTTATGCCGGAGCCCTTGCGATCGCAGGGGTAACGCCTTGGTATTTGCCACTGAAAGAAGAGCGGGGGTTCGTGCCCGATCTGGACAGCATACCGGACGAGATTTGGATGAAAGCAACCTTCATCCTGCTGAATTTTCCGGGGAATCCGATTGCGGTTCAGGCCGATCTTGCTTTTTTTGAAAAGCTGGTCGGTTTGGCGAAAAAATGGGACGTGCTCATCGTCCATGACCTGGCCTATTCCGAAATGGGCTTTGACGGTTATCGCCCGATAAGCGTACTGCAGGCTCCAGGCGCCATCGACATAGCCGTGGAATTTCACTCCTTCTCCAAAAGCTTTAATATGGCAGGCTGTCGCATCGGTTTTCTTGCCGGTCATGAGGAAGCTGTCGGCGCGCTGCGGGAATACAAAAGCAACATCGATTTCGGCGTGTTCAAGCCGGTTCAGACGGCGGCGGTCCATGCCTTGCGTCAAGCCATGGCTGCTTCCCACGAAGAACGCGGTGTTGCTTCGCTGTATGAACAACGCCGTGATGTCCTCGCAGCTTCCCTGGCCGAAGCGGGGTGGGACGTTCCTAAACCGCTGGCCACGATGTTTCTATGGGCTCGGATGCCAGAAGCTTTTCGCCAGGAAGCATGGAGTTCGCGGCGGTTCGCCCGCGAATTGCTGTTGAATACAGGCGTGGCGGTTATACCAGGAGATGCTTTTGGCTCTGAAGGTGAAGGATACGTGCGAATCGCGCTGGTGCAGGAAGAGGAAGCTCTGCGCGAGGCGGCGGTGCGCATAGGGAAATTTATTGGAGGTGTTTCGCCCTAA